From the genome of Solanum stenotomum isolate F172 chromosome 5, ASM1918654v1, whole genome shotgun sequence:
CCGGATATTAATTCATTGATTTAACAAACTTGGAATTGTTGAAGAAGGGAAACAAAgtaaagaaaccaaaaaaaaaaaaaggtaaagaaaCAACAATACCCTTCTGAAAGGCAAAAAAGAAACTAGATGACCAATAAGCATCACTGCAGAATTATCTCACAAGCAACAAAAAATCTACCTTGGGTCCCTTCACTTCCATATAATCACCCTCACGCATCTCCCGAAAATGATGTGACATCCTTCCTTGGGGATACATCTGTGCATTCACAAAATACAAACCatcaaaatcaccaaaatgaGATAGGAAAAGGCAAGAGCAAAATCACCGCACAACCTAACTTTTACCTTTATAACTAACTCAAAATATCCAATGTCCGAGTCCAAAGTAGTTGGTGTGTATGGTTTAACAACCTCTTCACCTTGACTATCTTTGCCCCTGATTGATTGAGCATCAAGTAAGAATCCAAATGGTGAgagcaaaaacaaacaaactacTGGCATGTGAGAATAGTTTAATCAACCGAACCTGCAACTAATATGTTGTCCAATGGGTAGTCCCAACACAGAAGTGGGCGTTGGAAGTTCAAATCTGAATTTCGCCACATTATGGCTAAGTTGTGTGCGCTTCACAAGCTTAAATGCCCTGAATTCTTCAGGGTTTAAACATACTGTTAAGATAACAAGATACAATCAGTCAGTATAACCGAGATCAAAGGTATAGAAAACAGAACTAGGCACAGTTTTGTTAGTGACTTGAGGAAATAAAGTAAATCAGAACATATCTTGACAtctttaaaataagaaaaaatcacACAGCACCCCTAGCTCTATAGGGTTCGAACGTTTTAACTTGattatataaatgaataagaaTGAGACTGAGTTGAAAAACTAGATGATTGCTGATACATACACAAAAAATTATCAAGTTATGAACACCAGTATCCCAATTCCATGTTTCTTAATGGGAGTTGTAGCTTGTTACAAACTAAACATGCATGACTGATAGTTTCTAAACACACCTATATTGCTCGGATTCTCAAAAAATGCGGCCACACAGTTATCAAATCCTTAAAAAAAGCACTACTTTTGAACAATCCAACAGGTACCCTGTGGCATTTTGAaaagtccaagcaacatagacaaaaccacacacacacaccccaAGTCCACAACCATTTCCATGAAATATTAGCTACACTACCATTAATTTCAAAACAATCCACCTGTTTCTCCTAAATAACAAGCATACATAAGTGCAATCAACAGTTTTTCTTATGCTGGAAATgggtaaaataaattaaatcaaaccTTTGGACTTCTTTGAAGAGAAGTAAAAATAAGCTGTAGCACCAACAGCAACAGCTGCAACAGCAACTCCAATAATCAATTGAGCATCAGGTCTTTCCAAGAACtccatttctcaaaaataaaaatctgatCTTTACACAGACAGTAGAAAACAAACACAAACTTCAGTTAGTTCTCTCCACTAAACAAAACATATCAACCTTTGAATCTCAAATTCAGATAAAGATCCAAGATTCTTAAATCACTGTACTAAAAATCT
Proteins encoded in this window:
- the LOC125865208 gene encoding NADH--cytochrome b5 reductase 1, whose translation is MEFLERPDAQLIIGVAVAAVAVGATAYFYFSSKKSKVCLNPEEFRAFKLVKRTQLSHNVAKFRFELPTPTSVLGLPIGQHISCRGKDSQGEEVVKPYTPTTLDSDIGYFELVIKMYPQGRMSHHFREMREGDYMEVKGPKGRFKYQPGQVRAFGMLAGGSGITPMFQVARAILENPNDATKVHLIYANVTSEDILLKEELEGLTANYPGRFKVYYVLNQPPEEWSGGVGFVSKEMIQTHCPAPADDIKILRCGPPPMNKAMAAHLEALGYSPEMQFQF